The Gemmatimonadaceae bacterium genome contains the following window.
TCCTCCTCCGACACCTCGCGCGACTGGTACAGCCCGTACAGGGCGTCGTTCAAGGTCTGCATCCCATGCTTCTTGCCGGACTGCATCATCGAGTAGACCTGGTGGATCTTGTCGTCGCGGATCAGCGCCCGGATGGCCGGGGTCACCACCAGGATCTCGGCGGCCATCGCCCGGCCCTTGCCCGAACGCTTGGGCAGCAGCGTCTGCGTGATGATGCCCTCCAGCACGAAGGCCAGCTGGGCACGGACCTGTGCCTGCTGGTGGCTGGGGAAGACGTCGATGATACGGTTGATGGCCTCGGCCGCCGAGTTCGTGTGCAACGTGGCGAAGGCCAGGTGGCCCGTCTCGGCGATAGTGAGACCGGCGTGGATCGTCTCGTGGTCGCGCATTTCGCCTACGAGCACGACGTCCGGGTCCTCACGGAGCGCGTACTTGAGCGCGTGACCGAAGCTCTTGGTGTCCGAGCCCACCTCGCGCTGGTTGACGATGCAGCCCTGGTGCTTGTGGATGAACTCGATCGGGTCCTCGACCGTGAGGATGTGGCCTTTGCGCTCGCGGTTGATCTTGTCGATCATCGCGGCAAGGGTCGTGGACTTGCCGGAGCCCGTGGGCCCCGTCACCAGCACAAGGCCGCGCGGCTTCTCGGCCAGCTTGGCAATCACCGGCGGCAGGTTGAGGTCCGAAAAGGTCTTGATGCTGAACGGGATGACGCGGAGCACGATGGAGACGCAGCCGCGCTGCTTGAAGCAGTTGCCGCGGAAGCGCGCCAGGTTCTGGATGCCGAACGAGAAGTCCAGCTCGTCCTCCATCTCGAAGCGCTTCTTCTGGTTCTCAGTGAGCACCGAGTAGGCCAGCTGCAGCGTCTCCTTGGGCTGCAGCACCGTATCCTGTCGGGACGGCGTGATGTCGCCGTCGATGCGCATCATCGGCCGGGAGCCGGCGGTGATGTGCAGGTCGGACGCGCCGCGCTCGAGCATCTCCTCCAGGAGCACACGGAGGTTGACGCCCTGCGGCTGGGGGGCGGTGGCGGCTGCGGCGGGGGCTGCGGTCATTGCTCGGGGGAAACGGTGAACGGGGAACGGTGCACGCGCGTGGCGAACACCATTACGCGCTGGTCTCGGTGATCACCTGCTCGAGCGACGTGATGCCCTTCCACACTTTCACCAGGCCATCCATGCGGAGGGTGAGCATCCCTTCCTCGATCGCGAAGTCCTTGATCTCGGCGGCGCCGACATTGGAGAGGATCAGCTTGCGAAGGCCGGGCGACATGTTCATCACCTCGTAGGCGCCCTGGCGGCCCTTGGAGCCGGAGCCGTTGCAGGCGTCGCAGCCCTTGCCCTTGAAGAAGGGCATGTCGATGGCCTTGGTCTCGAGCGTGATGTTGGCCAGCAGCGGCTTCACGTCGTCCGGCGCGCGGGCCTTGAGGCCGTCGATGGCCGCCTGGCTGAAGCGCAGTTCCCCAAGCGTCGTCGTCTCGGTCCAGCGCGCGGCGGCGATCTCTTCGGGCGTCAGCTTCACCTGCTGCTTGCAACTGCTGCAGTTGCGGCGCAGGAGGCGCTGCGCGAGCACAAGGTTGAGCGCCGAGCTGACGTTGAAGGGCTCGAGGCCCATATCCAGGAGACGCGTCACCGTCTCGGCGGTCGAGTTCGTGTGCA
Protein-coding sequences here:
- a CDS encoding type IV pilus twitching motility protein PilT; the encoded protein is MTAAPAAAATAPQPQGVNLRVLLEEMLERGASDLHITAGSRPMMRIDGDITPSRQDTVLQPKETLQLAYSVLTENQKKRFEMEDELDFSFGIQNLARFRGNCFKQRGCVSIVLRVIPFSIKTFSDLNLPPVIAKLAEKPRGLVLVTGPTGSGKSTTLAAMIDKINRERKGHILTVEDPIEFIHKHQGCIVNQREVGSDTKSFGHALKYALREDPDVVLVGEMRDHETIHAGLTIAETGHLAFATLHTNSAAEAINRIIDVFPSHQQAQVRAQLAFVLEGIITQTLLPKRSGKGRAMAAEILVVTPAIRALIRDDKIHQVYSMMQSGKKHGMQTLNDALYGLYQSREVSEEECLRVSGDPVEFLRMIGKSAGDEGPSTTGPAGRGGPVSGGRR